The following coding sequences lie in one Helicoverpa armigera isolate CAAS_96S chromosome 8, ASM3070526v1, whole genome shotgun sequence genomic window:
- the LOC110383740 gene encoding perilipin-4 isoform X10: protein MFSGIADKNLGAFRSIGEKTASLFERKKKDAEQVASEKVQEAAHVVEDQVKKAGEIIGGAQKTATDAAGTANDAKHSAIDALDKELSKVSLAAGEAQDAASKALADGKKVVDVTKDTLATTADNTKKAAESAYNTTKDTVSSTIQSTVDTTQKVAQSAIDTGKTYATTARDSVANTVNSTVENTKHAAQTAVDTTKSYVDSAKDTAQSTFQMAYDASVGAAGSAYNMGLSYLESAKDTVASTVDSTKKTAQSTLETGKTYVNSAKDTVQSTINTTIDTTKTAAQTAVETGKTYVNTAKDSVANTVHSTVDTTKNVAAAAVEKGTTMIGTAKESVANTINTTVDTTKNVAAAAVDKGTTLIGSAKDTVASTVDTTKNVAAAAVDKGTTFIGTAKDTVASTAQTTVDSTKNAAASAVNQGSTFIGTAKDNVTSTVQSTVDSTKNAASAAVDKGTTLFGSAKDTVGSTVQTTLDTTKNVAAAAVEKGTTAIGTAKDTVASTIHTTVDTTKNVAAAAVEKGSAMVGTAKDTVASTYQTTVDTTKNVAAAAVEKGTTAIGTAKDTVASTVHTTLDTTKNVAAAAVEKGSAMVGTAKDTVASTIQTTVDTTKNVAAAAVEKGTTAIGTAKETLANTVHSTVDTTKNVAAAAVEKGTNIIGSAKDTVSNTVHSTVDTTKSVASSAVDKGSSLIGSAKDTVTNTFDSTKQAAASAVDTGVSYATSAKDTLANTVHSTVDATKNVTSSVVDKGVSLVGSAKDTVAHTFDATKNAAASAVGTGVSFAASAKDTLANTVHSTVDATKNVASSAVDKGVSFVGSAKDTLASTVDTAKNAAAGAVDTSISFLGSAKDTVANTVHSTVDTTKSAAASVVDKGVSFVGGAKDSVTETLRFKTEEVVEDAVDSAEGLIETNLQGPKDSTENVLSEGVKTVENTADTINTTVDATKKAAEDAKAQAAKAAEDAKEKARLAAKAAEDEAKRVANAAVEESKKAAEKAAADASNAINSTVDNTLKRVETAADEGIKNASNVVDSKLKETDKYLNEKRDHLLSNLSSAVNDASTGATGLLSKGLTAFPK from the exons ACAAGAACCTTG GGGCGTTCCGAAGCATCGGCGAGAAGACTGCGTCCCTCTTCGAGCGCAAGAAGAAAGATGCCGAGCAAGTGGCTTCTGAGAAGGTGCAGGAAGCTGCCCATGTCGTAGAAGACCAGGTCAAGAAAGCCGGTGAAATCATCGGCGGGGCACAGAAGACCGCTACCGACGCTGCGGGTACTG CTAACGACGCGAAGCACTCAGCCATTGATGCTTTAGACAAGGAGCTGTCGAAGGTATCCCTGGCCGCTGGTGAGGCACAGGACGCGGCCAGCAAGGCTCTCGCTGACGGCAAGAAAGTCGTCGATGTCACTAAAG ACACATTGGCGACCACCGCAGATAACACAAAAAAGGCAGCTGAGTCAGCGTACAACACTACAAAAG atacTGTGTCAAGCACTATTCAAAGTACCGTAGATACCACACAGAAAGTTGCTCAATCGGCTATTGATACCGGCAAAACTTATGCCACAACCGCTAGAG attcaGTCGCTAACACAGTCAATAGTACAGTAGAAAATACAAAACACGCCGCCCAAACGGCTGTAGACACGACAAAGTCTTACGTAGATAGTGCCAAAG ATACTGCCCAAAGTACGTTTCAAATGGCATACGATGCGTCCGTTGGTGCTGCTGGCTCCGCTTATAATATGGGCTTGTCCTATTTAGAGAGTGCtaaag ATACGGTAGCAAGCACAGTAGATAGCACAAAGAAAACTGCACAAAGTACACTAGAAACTGGGAAAACCTACGTCAACTCCGccaaag atACGGTTCAGAGCACAATTAATACGACAATAGATACGACTAAAACTGCTGCCCAAACCGCAGTAGAAACAGGAAAAACATATGTTAACACGGCCAAAG ATAGTGTAGCGAATACAGTTCATTCAACTGTAGATACCACGAAGAATGTGGCGGCAGCCGCTGTAGAGAAGGGCACAACTATGATTGGCACTGCCAAAG AATCCGTAGCAAACACAATAAATACAACTGTGGACACTACTAAAAATGTGGCCGCCGCTGCTGTTGACAAAGGCACAACACTTATTGGCAGTGCTAAag ATACGGTTGCAAGCACAGTAGACACTACTAAAAATGTAGCGGCTGCTGCTGTCGATAAAGGCACTACATTCATTGGCACAGCTAAAG ATACCGTAGCAAGCACTGCACAGACTACAGTAGACTCGACTAAGAACGCTGCCGCATCAGCTGTGAATCAGGGAAGCACATTCATTGGCACTGCCAAAG ATAATGTTACAAGCACAGTGCAATCGACAGTAGACAGTACTAAAAACGCGGCGTCCGCTGCAGTTGACAAGGGCACAACACTTTTTGGTTCAGCTAAAG ATACGGTAGGAAGCACAGTCCAAACTACATTAGATACGACCAAAAATGTAGCTGCCGCTGCTGTAGAAAAAGGCACTACTGCGATTGGCACAGCTAAAG ataCGGTAGCCAGCACAATTCACACTACAGTAGACACAACTAAAAACGTTGCTGCCGCTGCAGTAGAAAAAGGCTCAGCAATGGTTGGCACAGCTAAAG ATACGGTTGCAAGCACATATCAAACCACTGTAGACACAACTAAAAATGTAGCTGCCGCCGCAGTCGAAAAGGGCACTACCGCTATTGGCACAGCTAAAG ACACGGTAGCAAGCACAGTTCACACAACATTAGACACAACTAAAAACGTTGCTGCCGCTGCAGTAGAGAAAGGGTCAGCAATGGTTGGCACAGCTAAAG ATACGGTAGCAAGCACAATTCAAACCACTGTAGACACAACTAAAAATGTCGCTGCCGCTGCAGTCGAGAAGGGCACTACAGCTATTGGCACAGCTAAAG aaacattAGCGAATACTGTACACTCGACTGTAGATACCACTAAAAATGTAGCCGCTGCAGCTGTTGAAAAAGGCACAAACATTATTGGCAGTGCGAAAg ACACAGTGTCAAACACGGTACACAGTACAGTTGACACGACAAAAAGTGTGGCTTCATCTGCAGTTGACAAGGGCTCGTCTCTAATTGGCAGTGCCAAAg ATACCGTAACAAATACATTTGACTCGACAAAACAGGCTGCGGCTTCGGCTGTTGACACTGGCGTATCTTACGCTACGAGTGCCAAAG aCACGCTAGCAAATACCGTTCATAGCACTGTAGATGCAACAAAGAATGTTACATCGTCGGTTGTAGACAAAGGCGTATCTTTAGTAGGAAGTGCCAAAG ATACCGTAGCCCATACTTTTGATGCAACTAAAAACGCAGCCGCTTCTGCAGTTGGTACTGGTGTATCTTTCGCCGCCAGTGCTAAAG ACACGCTAGCAAATACCGTACATAGCACTGTAGATGCAACAAAGAACGTAGCATCATCGGCTGTAGACAAAGGCGTATCTTTCGTAGGAAGTGCCAAAG ATACATTGGCAAGCACTGTAGATACGGCTAAAAATGCGGCAGCTGGTGCCGTAGACACGAGCATTTCATTCTTAGGATCGGCTAAAG ATACGGTTGCAAACACAGTCCACAGCACTGTAGACACAACAAAGTCGGCCGCGGCTTCAGTTGTCGATAAAGGAGTATCTTTTGTCGGAGGTGCTAAAG ATTCAGTAACAGAGACACTACGCTTTAAAACTGAGGAGGTGGTGGAAGATGCCGTAGACTCAGCTGAAG gttTAATAGAAACGAACCTTCAAGGGCCCAAAGATTCTACTGAAAACGTTCTGAGTGAGGGTGTAAAGACAGTCGAAAACACAGCCG ATACGATCAACACCACAGTGGACGCGACTAAGAAGGCCGCCGAAGACGCGAAGGCACAAGCCGCTAAGGCCGCTGAAGACGCGAAGGAGAAGGCCAGACTCGCTGCTAAAGCCGCTGAGGATGAGGCCAAGAGAGTTGCTA ACGCCGCCGTTGAAGAGTCGAAGAAGGCAGCCGAGAAGGCGGCAGCAGACGCCAGCAATGCCATCAACAGCACCGTGGACAACACCCTGAAGAGGGTGGAGACTGCCGCTGATGAGGGCATCAAGAACGCCAGCAATGTTGTCGACTCCAAGCTCAAGGAAACTGACAAGTACCTCAATGAGAAGAGGGATcat CTGCTGTCCAACCTGTCATCAGCCGTCAATGATGCGTCAACAGGCGCCACCGGTCTGCTGAGCAAGGGCCTGACCGCCTTCCCCAAGTAG
- the LOC110383740 gene encoding perilipin-4 isoform X31, which translates to MFSGIADKNLGAFRSIGEKTASLFERKKKDAEQVASEKVQEAAHVVEDQVKKAGEIIGGAQKTATDAAGTANDAKHSAIDALDKELSKVSLAAGEAQDAASKALADGKKVVDVTKDTLATTADNTKKAAESAYNTTKDTVSSTIQSTVDTTQKVAQSAIDTGKTYATTARDSVANTVNSTVENTKHAAQTAVDTTKSYVDSAKDTAQSTFQMAYDASVGAAGSAYNMGLSYLESAKDTVASTVDSTKKTAQSTLETGKTYVNSAKDTVQSTINTTIDTTKTAAQTAVETGKTYVNTAKDSVANTVHSTVDTTKNVAAAAVEKGTTMIGTAKESVANTINTTVDTTKNVAAAAVDKGTTLIGSAKDTVASTVDTTKNVAAAAVDKGTTFIGTAKDTVASTAQTTVDSTKNAAASAVNQGSTFIGTAKDNVTSTVQSTVDSTKNAASAAVDKGTTLFGSAKDTVGSTVQTTLDTTKNVAAAAVEKGTTAIGTAKDTVASTIHTTVDTTKNVAAAAVEKGSAMVGTAKDTVASTYQTTVDTTKNVAAAAVEKGTTAIGTAKDTVASTVHTTLDTTKNVAAAAVEKGSAMVGTAKETLANTVHSTVDTTKNVAAAAVEKGTNIIGSAKDTVSNTVHSTVDTTKSVASSAVDKGSSLIGSAKDTVTNTFDSTKQAAASAVDTGVSYATSAKDTLANTVHSTVDATKNVTSSVVDKGVSLVGSAKDTVAHTFDATKNAAASAVGTGVSFAASAKDTLANTVHSTVDATKNVASSAVDKGVSFVGSAKDTLASTVDTAKNAAAGAVDTSISFLGSAKDTVANTVHSTVDTTKSAAASVVDKGVSFVGGAKDSVTETLRFKTEEVVEDAVDSAEGLIETNLQGPKDSTENVLSEGVKTVENTADTINTTVDATKKAAEDAKAQAAKAAEDAKEKARLAAKAAEDEAKRVANAAVEESKKAAEKAAADASNAINSTVDNTLKRVETAADEGIKNASNVVDSKLKETDKYLNEKRDHLLSNLSSAVNDASTGATGLLSKGLTAFPK; encoded by the exons ACAAGAACCTTG GGGCGTTCCGAAGCATCGGCGAGAAGACTGCGTCCCTCTTCGAGCGCAAGAAGAAAGATGCCGAGCAAGTGGCTTCTGAGAAGGTGCAGGAAGCTGCCCATGTCGTAGAAGACCAGGTCAAGAAAGCCGGTGAAATCATCGGCGGGGCACAGAAGACCGCTACCGACGCTGCGGGTACTG CTAACGACGCGAAGCACTCAGCCATTGATGCTTTAGACAAGGAGCTGTCGAAGGTATCCCTGGCCGCTGGTGAGGCACAGGACGCGGCCAGCAAGGCTCTCGCTGACGGCAAGAAAGTCGTCGATGTCACTAAAG ACACATTGGCGACCACCGCAGATAACACAAAAAAGGCAGCTGAGTCAGCGTACAACACTACAAAAG atacTGTGTCAAGCACTATTCAAAGTACCGTAGATACCACACAGAAAGTTGCTCAATCGGCTATTGATACCGGCAAAACTTATGCCACAACCGCTAGAG attcaGTCGCTAACACAGTCAATAGTACAGTAGAAAATACAAAACACGCCGCCCAAACGGCTGTAGACACGACAAAGTCTTACGTAGATAGTGCCAAAG ATACTGCCCAAAGTACGTTTCAAATGGCATACGATGCGTCCGTTGGTGCTGCTGGCTCCGCTTATAATATGGGCTTGTCCTATTTAGAGAGTGCtaaag ATACGGTAGCAAGCACAGTAGATAGCACAAAGAAAACTGCACAAAGTACACTAGAAACTGGGAAAACCTACGTCAACTCCGccaaag atACGGTTCAGAGCACAATTAATACGACAATAGATACGACTAAAACTGCTGCCCAAACCGCAGTAGAAACAGGAAAAACATATGTTAACACGGCCAAAG ATAGTGTAGCGAATACAGTTCATTCAACTGTAGATACCACGAAGAATGTGGCGGCAGCCGCTGTAGAGAAGGGCACAACTATGATTGGCACTGCCAAAG AATCCGTAGCAAACACAATAAATACAACTGTGGACACTACTAAAAATGTGGCCGCCGCTGCTGTTGACAAAGGCACAACACTTATTGGCAGTGCTAAag ATACGGTTGCAAGCACAGTAGACACTACTAAAAATGTAGCGGCTGCTGCTGTCGATAAAGGCACTACATTCATTGGCACAGCTAAAG ATACCGTAGCAAGCACTGCACAGACTACAGTAGACTCGACTAAGAACGCTGCCGCATCAGCTGTGAATCAGGGAAGCACATTCATTGGCACTGCCAAAG ATAATGTTACAAGCACAGTGCAATCGACAGTAGACAGTACTAAAAACGCGGCGTCCGCTGCAGTTGACAAGGGCACAACACTTTTTGGTTCAGCTAAAG ATACGGTAGGAAGCACAGTCCAAACTACATTAGATACGACCAAAAATGTAGCTGCCGCTGCTGTAGAAAAAGGCACTACTGCGATTGGCACAGCTAAAG ataCGGTAGCCAGCACAATTCACACTACAGTAGACACAACTAAAAACGTTGCTGCCGCTGCAGTAGAAAAAGGCTCAGCAATGGTTGGCACAGCTAAAG ATACGGTTGCAAGCACATATCAAACCACTGTAGACACAACTAAAAATGTAGCTGCCGCCGCAGTCGAAAAGGGCACTACCGCTATTGGCACAGCTAAAG ACACGGTAGCAAGCACAGTTCACACAACATTAGACACAACTAAAAACGTTGCTGCCGCTGCAGTAGAGAAAGGGTCAGCAATGGTTGGCACAGCTAAAG aaacattAGCGAATACTGTACACTCGACTGTAGATACCACTAAAAATGTAGCCGCTGCAGCTGTTGAAAAAGGCACAAACATTATTGGCAGTGCGAAAg ACACAGTGTCAAACACGGTACACAGTACAGTTGACACGACAAAAAGTGTGGCTTCATCTGCAGTTGACAAGGGCTCGTCTCTAATTGGCAGTGCCAAAg ATACCGTAACAAATACATTTGACTCGACAAAACAGGCTGCGGCTTCGGCTGTTGACACTGGCGTATCTTACGCTACGAGTGCCAAAG aCACGCTAGCAAATACCGTTCATAGCACTGTAGATGCAACAAAGAATGTTACATCGTCGGTTGTAGACAAAGGCGTATCTTTAGTAGGAAGTGCCAAAG ATACCGTAGCCCATACTTTTGATGCAACTAAAAACGCAGCCGCTTCTGCAGTTGGTACTGGTGTATCTTTCGCCGCCAGTGCTAAAG ACACGCTAGCAAATACCGTACATAGCACTGTAGATGCAACAAAGAACGTAGCATCATCGGCTGTAGACAAAGGCGTATCTTTCGTAGGAAGTGCCAAAG ATACATTGGCAAGCACTGTAGATACGGCTAAAAATGCGGCAGCTGGTGCCGTAGACACGAGCATTTCATTCTTAGGATCGGCTAAAG ATACGGTTGCAAACACAGTCCACAGCACTGTAGACACAACAAAGTCGGCCGCGGCTTCAGTTGTCGATAAAGGAGTATCTTTTGTCGGAGGTGCTAAAG ATTCAGTAACAGAGACACTACGCTTTAAAACTGAGGAGGTGGTGGAAGATGCCGTAGACTCAGCTGAAG gttTAATAGAAACGAACCTTCAAGGGCCCAAAGATTCTACTGAAAACGTTCTGAGTGAGGGTGTAAAGACAGTCGAAAACACAGCCG ATACGATCAACACCACAGTGGACGCGACTAAGAAGGCCGCCGAAGACGCGAAGGCACAAGCCGCTAAGGCCGCTGAAGACGCGAAGGAGAAGGCCAGACTCGCTGCTAAAGCCGCTGAGGATGAGGCCAAGAGAGTTGCTA ACGCCGCCGTTGAAGAGTCGAAGAAGGCAGCCGAGAAGGCGGCAGCAGACGCCAGCAATGCCATCAACAGCACCGTGGACAACACCCTGAAGAGGGTGGAGACTGCCGCTGATGAGGGCATCAAGAACGCCAGCAATGTTGTCGACTCCAAGCTCAAGGAAACTGACAAGTACCTCAATGAGAAGAGGGATcat CTGCTGTCCAACCTGTCATCAGCCGTCAATGATGCGTCAACAGGCGCCACCGGTCTGCTGAGCAAGGGCCTGACCGCCTTCCCCAAGTAG
- the LOC110383740 gene encoding perilipin-4 isoform X16, which produces MFSGIADKNLGAFRSIGEKTASLFERKKKDAEQVASEKVQEAAHVVEDQVKKAGEIIGGAQKTATDAAGTANDAKHSAIDALDKELSKVSLAAGEAQDAASKALADGKKVVDVTKDTLATTADNTKKAAESAYNTTKDTVSSTIQSTVDTTQKVAQSAIDTGKTYATTARDSVANTVNSTVENTKHAAQTAVDTTKSYVDSAKDTAQSTFQMAYDASVGAAGSAYNMGLSYLESAKDTVASTVDSTKKTAQSTLETGKTYVNSAKDSVANTVHSTVDTTKNVAAAAVEKGTTMIGTAKESVANTINTTVDTTKNVAAAAVDKGTTLIGSAKDTVASTVDTTKNVAAAAVDKGTTFIGTAKDTVASTAQTTVDSTKNAAASAVNQGSTFIGTAKDNVTSTVQSTVDSTKNAASAAVDKGTTLFGSAKDTVGSTVQTTLDTTKNVAAAAVEKGTTAIGTAKDTVASTIHTTVDTTKNVAAAAVEKGSAMVGTAKDTVASTYQTTVDTTKNVAAAAVEKGTTAIGTAKDTVASTYQTTVDTTKNVAAAAVEKGTTAIGTAKDTVASTVHTTLDTTKNVAAAAVEKGSAMVGTAKDTVASTIQTTVDTTKNVAAAAVEKGTTAIGTAKETLANTVHSTVDTTKNVAAAAVEKGTNIIGSAKDTVSNTVHSTVDTTKSVASSAVDKGSSLIGSAKDTVTNTFDSTKQAAASAVDTGVSYATSAKDTLANTVHSTVDATKNVTSSVVDKGVSLVGSAKDTVAHTFDATKNAAASAVGTGVSFAASAKDTLANTVHSTVDATKNVASSAVDKGVSFVGSAKDTLASTVDTAKNAAAGAVDTSISFLGSAKDTVANTVHSTVDTTKSAAASVVDKGVSFVGGAKDSVTETLRFKTEEVVEDAVDSAEGLIETNLQGPKDSTENVLSEGVKTVENTADTINTTVDATKKAAEDAKAQAAKAAEDAKEKARLAAKAAEDEAKRVANAAVEESKKAAEKAAADASNAINSTVDNTLKRVETAADEGIKNASNVVDSKLKETDKYLNEKRDHLLSNLSSAVNDASTGATGLLSKGLTAFPK; this is translated from the exons ACAAGAACCTTG GGGCGTTCCGAAGCATCGGCGAGAAGACTGCGTCCCTCTTCGAGCGCAAGAAGAAAGATGCCGAGCAAGTGGCTTCTGAGAAGGTGCAGGAAGCTGCCCATGTCGTAGAAGACCAGGTCAAGAAAGCCGGTGAAATCATCGGCGGGGCACAGAAGACCGCTACCGACGCTGCGGGTACTG CTAACGACGCGAAGCACTCAGCCATTGATGCTTTAGACAAGGAGCTGTCGAAGGTATCCCTGGCCGCTGGTGAGGCACAGGACGCGGCCAGCAAGGCTCTCGCTGACGGCAAGAAAGTCGTCGATGTCACTAAAG ACACATTGGCGACCACCGCAGATAACACAAAAAAGGCAGCTGAGTCAGCGTACAACACTACAAAAG atacTGTGTCAAGCACTATTCAAAGTACCGTAGATACCACACAGAAAGTTGCTCAATCGGCTATTGATACCGGCAAAACTTATGCCACAACCGCTAGAG attcaGTCGCTAACACAGTCAATAGTACAGTAGAAAATACAAAACACGCCGCCCAAACGGCTGTAGACACGACAAAGTCTTACGTAGATAGTGCCAAAG ATACTGCCCAAAGTACGTTTCAAATGGCATACGATGCGTCCGTTGGTGCTGCTGGCTCCGCTTATAATATGGGCTTGTCCTATTTAGAGAGTGCtaaag ATACGGTAGCAAGCACAGTAGATAGCACAAAGAAAACTGCACAAAGTACACTAGAAACTGGGAAAACCTACGTCAACTCCGccaaag ATAGTGTAGCGAATACAGTTCATTCAACTGTAGATACCACGAAGAATGTGGCGGCAGCCGCTGTAGAGAAGGGCACAACTATGATTGGCACTGCCAAAG AATCCGTAGCAAACACAATAAATACAACTGTGGACACTACTAAAAATGTGGCCGCCGCTGCTGTTGACAAAGGCACAACACTTATTGGCAGTGCTAAag ATACGGTTGCAAGCACAGTAGACACTACTAAAAATGTAGCGGCTGCTGCTGTCGATAAAGGCACTACATTCATTGGCACAGCTAAAG ATACCGTAGCAAGCACTGCACAGACTACAGTAGACTCGACTAAGAACGCTGCCGCATCAGCTGTGAATCAGGGAAGCACATTCATTGGCACTGCCAAAG ATAATGTTACAAGCACAGTGCAATCGACAGTAGACAGTACTAAAAACGCGGCGTCCGCTGCAGTTGACAAGGGCACAACACTTTTTGGTTCAGCTAAAG ATACGGTAGGAAGCACAGTCCAAACTACATTAGATACGACCAAAAATGTAGCTGCCGCTGCTGTAGAAAAAGGCACTACTGCGATTGGCACAGCTAAAG ataCGGTAGCCAGCACAATTCACACTACAGTAGACACAACTAAAAACGTTGCTGCCGCTGCAGTAGAAAAAGGCTCAGCAATGGTTGGCACAGCTAAAG ATACGGTTGCAAGCACATATCAAACCACTGTAGACACAACTAAAAATGTAGCTGCCGCCGCAGTCGAAAAGGGCACTACCGCTATTGGCACAGCTAAAG ATACGGTAGCAAGCACATATCAAACCACTGTAGACACAACTAAAAATGTTGCTGCCGCCGCAGTCGAGAAGGGCACTACCGCGATTGGCACAGCTAAAG ACACGGTAGCAAGCACAGTTCACACAACATTAGACACAACTAAAAACGTTGCTGCCGCTGCAGTAGAGAAAGGGTCAGCAATGGTTGGCACAGCTAAAG ATACGGTAGCAAGCACAATTCAAACCACTGTAGACACAACTAAAAATGTCGCTGCCGCTGCAGTCGAGAAGGGCACTACAGCTATTGGCACAGCTAAAG aaacattAGCGAATACTGTACACTCGACTGTAGATACCACTAAAAATGTAGCCGCTGCAGCTGTTGAAAAAGGCACAAACATTATTGGCAGTGCGAAAg ACACAGTGTCAAACACGGTACACAGTACAGTTGACACGACAAAAAGTGTGGCTTCATCTGCAGTTGACAAGGGCTCGTCTCTAATTGGCAGTGCCAAAg ATACCGTAACAAATACATTTGACTCGACAAAACAGGCTGCGGCTTCGGCTGTTGACACTGGCGTATCTTACGCTACGAGTGCCAAAG aCACGCTAGCAAATACCGTTCATAGCACTGTAGATGCAACAAAGAATGTTACATCGTCGGTTGTAGACAAAGGCGTATCTTTAGTAGGAAGTGCCAAAG ATACCGTAGCCCATACTTTTGATGCAACTAAAAACGCAGCCGCTTCTGCAGTTGGTACTGGTGTATCTTTCGCCGCCAGTGCTAAAG ACACGCTAGCAAATACCGTACATAGCACTGTAGATGCAACAAAGAACGTAGCATCATCGGCTGTAGACAAAGGCGTATCTTTCGTAGGAAGTGCCAAAG ATACATTGGCAAGCACTGTAGATACGGCTAAAAATGCGGCAGCTGGTGCCGTAGACACGAGCATTTCATTCTTAGGATCGGCTAAAG ATACGGTTGCAAACACAGTCCACAGCACTGTAGACACAACAAAGTCGGCCGCGGCTTCAGTTGTCGATAAAGGAGTATCTTTTGTCGGAGGTGCTAAAG ATTCAGTAACAGAGACACTACGCTTTAAAACTGAGGAGGTGGTGGAAGATGCCGTAGACTCAGCTGAAG gttTAATAGAAACGAACCTTCAAGGGCCCAAAGATTCTACTGAAAACGTTCTGAGTGAGGGTGTAAAGACAGTCGAAAACACAGCCG ATACGATCAACACCACAGTGGACGCGACTAAGAAGGCCGCCGAAGACGCGAAGGCACAAGCCGCTAAGGCCGCTGAAGACGCGAAGGAGAAGGCCAGACTCGCTGCTAAAGCCGCTGAGGATGAGGCCAAGAGAGTTGCTA ACGCCGCCGTTGAAGAGTCGAAGAAGGCAGCCGAGAAGGCGGCAGCAGACGCCAGCAATGCCATCAACAGCACCGTGGACAACACCCTGAAGAGGGTGGAGACTGCCGCTGATGAGGGCATCAAGAACGCCAGCAATGTTGTCGACTCCAAGCTCAAGGAAACTGACAAGTACCTCAATGAGAAGAGGGATcat CTGCTGTCCAACCTGTCATCAGCCGTCAATGATGCGTCAACAGGCGCCACCGGTCTGCTGAGCAAGGGCCTGACCGCCTTCCCCAAGTAG